A single region of the Vicia villosa cultivar HV-30 ecotype Madison, WI linkage group LG4, Vvil1.0, whole genome shotgun sequence genome encodes:
- the LOC131598562 gene encoding uncharacterized protein LOC131598562 yields MNCIFWNIRGIANNSSRAALKNPIKKNSPDFVFITEPWMNFDNFRKAWLNRFDIKLFAFNNRGSLLPNLWCLCKSTLDPVVLDTKDQYVSFTINHLGTVIGFSVIYASTSYLVRRSLWNTLGNVLPNTPWSFIGDFNAIISSAEYKGNHTPSKAPISDFFNWTDVNSLIQVPTLGNPFTWCNGRKGRLRTEKRLDRVICNMDLLDVCHSIKCHTLPKVKSDHYPLLYSINLEKVTFKSQFKFLNMWTKNEDCLRVIEEVWKTKFWGCPMYVLDRKLKLLKARLKDWNKNSFGDITHNVITAESDLRKIQDDIGNFGYTDLLHELEKDAQGKLESALNTEEDFWKEKSRINWQVHGDRNTKFFHTYAKIRRRTSLINSLVIDNQVINDNVVLESHIINHFKNLFNNDFVPQDNQLIRTSIPALVSDLTNNMLTMIPSDEEV; encoded by the coding sequence ATGAATTGCATCTTCTGGAATATCAGAGGTATAGCAAACAACTCTTCTAGAGCTGCCTTAAAGAATCCGATCAAGAAAAATTCTCCAGACTTTGTTTTTATAACAGAGCCTTGGATGAATTTTGATAATTTTCGCAAAGCTTGGCTTAACAGGTTTGACATTAAATTATTTGCTTTTAACAATAGAGGTAGCCTCTTGCCTAACCTTTGGTGCCTTTGCAAATCTACTTTAGATCCTGTTGTCTTAGACACTAAAGATCAATATGTTTCCTTTACTATCAATCATCTTGGTACTGTTATAGGTTTTTCAGTAATTTATGCTTCTACTAGTTATTTAGTTAGGAGAAGTCTTTGGAATACTCTTGGTAACGTTCTGCCTAACACTCCTTGGTCTTTCATTGGTGACTTCAATGCTATCATAAGCAGTGCTGAGTACAAAGGTAATCATACTCCCTCTAAAGCTCCTATATCTGATTTTTTTAATTGGACTGATGTTAATAGCTTGATTCAAGTTCCTACCTTGGGTAATCCTTTCACTTGGTGTAATGGGAGAAAGGGTAGGCTTAGAACTGAGAAAAGACTGGATAGAGTCATATGCAACATGGATCTTTTGGATGTCTGTCACTCTATTAAGTGTCATACTCTTCCCAAAGTGAAGTCTGATCACTACCCTCTGTTATACTCCATCAACTTAGAGAAGGTCACCTTCAAATCTCAGTTTAAGTTTCTTAATATGTGGACTAAAAACGAGGATTGCCTTAGAGTCATTGAGGAGGTGTGGAAAACTAAGTTTTGGGGCTGCCCTATGTATGTCTTGGATAGGAAACTCAAATTGCTTAAGGCTAGACTTAAAGATTGGAATAAAAATTCCTTTGGCGACATTACTCATAATGTTATCACTGCTGAGAGTGACCTTAGGAAAATTCAGGATGACATTGGTAATTTTGGTTACACTGATCTGTTGCATGAGTTGGAGAAAGATGCTCAAGGTAAACTCGAATCTGCCCTCAACACTGAAGAGGATTTCTGGAAGGAAAAGTCTAGAATCAATTGGCAGGTTCATGGAGATAGAAACACAAAATTCTTCCATACCTATGCTAAAATCAGAAGAAGAACCAGTCTTATTAATTCTCTTGTCATTGATAATCAGGTTATCAATGATAATGTTGTGCTTGAAAGCCATATCATTAACCACTTCAAAAACCTTTTCAATAATGATTTTGTGCCTCAGGACAACCAATTAATTAGGACTAGTATCCCTGCCCTTGTGAGTGACCTTACCAATAACATGCTTACTATGATACCTAGTGATGAGGAAGTGTAA